Proteins from a genomic interval of Candidatus Obscuribacterales bacterium:
- a CDS encoding DNA-3-methyladenine glycosylase, producing the protein MLLPFSPSPLPPISAAWLARPSTAIAVDLLGCTLVRQFEDGSTLRSLIVETEAYAPDDPACHAYRRRTPRNAVMFGPAGYSYVYLIYGMYHCLNVVTDAEDVPSAVLIRAVQLQQEPPGDRSPQPLTRLGAGPGKLCRALQIDRSHSGQPFMPGQPLWLEQRSPSLNQQISTGAIALHQTTRIGLTQGADSPWRWYIRDSAAVSKR; encoded by the coding sequence GTGCTCCTACCCTTTAGCCCATCCCCCTTACCGCCTATTTCTGCTGCCTGGTTAGCGCGGCCCTCCACAGCGATCGCCGTAGACCTGCTCGGCTGTACCCTCGTGCGCCAGTTTGAGGATGGTTCCACCCTACGTAGCCTAATCGTGGAAACCGAAGCCTATGCTCCCGATGATCCGGCCTGCCACGCCTACCGCCGCCGTACGCCGCGCAATGCCGTCATGTTTGGGCCAGCAGGCTATAGCTATGTATACCTGATTTACGGTATGTACCATTGCTTAAATGTGGTCACTGATGCGGAAGATGTGCCCAGCGCAGTATTGATTCGGGCCGTGCAGTTGCAGCAAGAACCCCCAGGCGATCGCTCCCCCCAACCCCTCACACGTCTTGGCGCGGGCCCCGGCAAACTGTGTCGTGCCCTGCAGATCGATCGTTCCCACTCAGGACAACCCTTCATGCCAGGGCAACCGCTTTGGCTAGAACAGCGATCGCCTAGCCTGAATCAACAGATATCCACAGGAGCGATCGCCCTACACCAAACCACACGCATTGGCTTGACCCAAGGAGCCGATAGTCCTTGGCGCTGGTATATTCGCGACTCGGCAGCCGTGTCGAAGCGCTAG